One stretch of Streptomyces hygroscopicus DNA includes these proteins:
- a CDS encoding histidine kinase, whose translation MTVSPLPPRSSSPGTPGTPGASPVSSPAPASAAPSPSPAPAVSSPPSVSAGRWRPPRRVTRWGSLIVPVLLAVADALLVNGVTFGLELNVSLAAAAALLVRRRLPVLVFLITLPGILIGYVWFAPMIALYTVALLRPNRRLLGISALLLAAAHFIPWPVSDFEPTAYRENTLTLIDACVTSVGPIALGLLVRTRGELAARIEDLTRSRRHADELLAEQVLSTERARLAREMHDVVAHQVSLISLQAGAVQISAEDAKAREGARTIRELSVRTLDELRHMVGILRAAGGDHEELTPQPRLADLPRLIELSALNVSFETDCATRRPGHPEAVERAAFRIVQEALTNVRKHAPGARVTVRVNNPEAAKGPAQEAEGPAQDAERAAQETAQKAEETRGLRVEVRNGPPDASAVAPGLPGGGHGLVGLRERAQLLGGTLEAGPTEEGGFVVRADFPKTPRVTGAA comes from the coding sequence ATGACCGTCTCCCCGCTGCCGCCGCGCAGTTCGTCCCCGGGTACGCCGGGTACGCCGGGCGCGTCCCCGGTCTCGTCGCCCGCGCCTGCCTCCGCCGCCCCCTCTCCCTCCCCTGCCCCCGCCGTCTCCTCGCCGCCGTCCGTCTCCGCCGGCCGGTGGCGGCCACCGCGCCGGGTCACGCGCTGGGGATCGCTGATCGTCCCCGTCCTCCTCGCGGTGGCCGACGCGCTGCTCGTCAACGGCGTCACCTTCGGACTGGAGCTCAACGTCTCGCTGGCGGCGGCGGCCGCGCTGCTGGTGCGCCGACGGCTGCCCGTGCTGGTCTTCCTGATCACGCTGCCGGGAATCCTCATCGGCTACGTCTGGTTCGCGCCGATGATCGCCCTCTACACGGTGGCCCTGCTCCGCCCCAACCGCCGACTGCTGGGGATCTCCGCGCTGCTGCTGGCCGCCGCGCACTTCATCCCCTGGCCGGTCTCCGACTTCGAGCCGACCGCGTACCGGGAGAACACCCTTACGCTCATCGACGCGTGCGTGACCTCGGTGGGGCCCATCGCGCTGGGCCTCCTGGTACGTACGCGAGGTGAACTCGCCGCCCGGATCGAGGATCTGACCCGCAGCCGCCGCCATGCGGACGAGCTGCTCGCCGAGCAGGTGCTGTCCACCGAACGCGCCCGGCTCGCCCGCGAGATGCACGACGTGGTCGCCCATCAGGTCAGCCTCATCAGCCTGCAGGCCGGGGCGGTGCAGATCAGCGCCGAGGACGCGAAGGCGCGGGAGGGCGCGCGGACGATCCGCGAGCTGTCCGTACGGACCCTGGACGAACTCCGCCATATGGTCGGCATCCTGCGCGCGGCGGGCGGCGACCACGAGGAGCTGACCCCTCAGCCCCGGCTGGCGGATCTGCCCCGGCTGATCGAACTCAGCGCGCTGAACGTCAGCTTCGAGACGGACTGCGCGACGCGGCGCCCGGGCCATCCGGAGGCGGTGGAACGGGCCGCCTTCCGCATCGTCCAGGAGGCGTTGACCAACGTCCGCAAGCACGCGCCGGGGGCGCGGGTGACGGTACGGGTGAACAACCCGGAGGCGGCCAAGGGCCCGGCTCAAGAGGCTGAAGGCCCGGCTCAAGACGCTGAACGCGCGGCTCAGGAGACAGCTCAGAAAGCGGAGGAGACACGGGGCCTGCGGGTCGAGGTGCGCAACGGCCCGCCCGACGCCTCCGCCGTGGCCCCGGGGCTGCCGGGCGGCGGTCACGGCCTGGTCGGGCTGCGGGAGCGCGCACAACTACTGGGCGGCACGCTGGAGGCAGGGCCCACGGAGGAGGGCGGCTTCGTCGTACGGGCCGACTTCCCCAAGACCCCGCGCGTCACGGGAGCGGCATGA
- a CDS encoding metal ABC transporter ATPase: MEDRRGEWVVLQVSGEMDLVTSPAVRQHIHDAVAEGRHWLVLDLSEVRFCDSSGVGVLIAARRLMRSCSGRLRLILPPQDAAHGSHVHRVLAALGVRRLFDVYPDLGAATELDGDDEEAADPLSA, translated from the coding sequence ATGGAGGACCGGCGGGGGGAGTGGGTCGTTCTCCAGGTCTCGGGAGAGATGGACCTGGTGACCTCGCCCGCAGTCCGGCAGCACATCCACGACGCGGTCGCCGAGGGCCGCCACTGGCTGGTTCTGGACCTCTCGGAGGTTCGCTTCTGCGACTCCAGCGGGGTCGGCGTACTGATCGCGGCGCGTCGGCTGATGCGGTCGTGCTCGGGTCGGCTGCGGCTGATCCTGCCGCCGCAGGACGCCGCGCACGGATCGCATGTGCACCGGGTGCTGGCGGCCCTGGGGGTGCGGCGGCTGTTCGACGTCTACCCCGACCTGGGGGCGGCCACGGAGCTGGACGGGGACGACGAGGAGGCGGCCGACCCGCTGTCCGCCTAG
- a CDS encoding RNA polymerase sigma70, which produces MQQRLARGEAAALAELYDRFASLVHNLAHRVLEDETAADRVTREVFGYVWENPDAYDPQQGSLRAWIAMLTQRQAVHRLRESQTAPADGGTLTAEALEERIHEVSVAARADYIVTSMPAPLRAALELAYFDRRDYREAAATLGVTEDEARRRLRLGLQLLSTAHVQPPRAVSPPGYGRAL; this is translated from the coding sequence ATGCAACAGCGTCTGGCGCGCGGCGAAGCGGCCGCACTCGCCGAGCTCTATGACCGATTCGCGTCACTTGTCCATAATCTGGCGCATCGAGTCCTGGAGGACGAGACGGCCGCCGACCGCGTCACCCGGGAAGTCTTCGGCTACGTCTGGGAGAACCCGGACGCGTACGACCCCCAGCAGGGCTCGCTGCGCGCCTGGATCGCCATGCTCACCCAGCGCCAGGCGGTGCACCGGCTGCGCGAGTCGCAGACCGCCCCGGCCGACGGGGGCACGCTCACGGCCGAGGCCCTGGAGGAGCGGATCCACGAGGTGTCCGTGGCCGCCCGCGCCGACTACATCGTCACCTCGATGCCCGCCCCGCTGCGGGCCGCCCTGGAGCTGGCCTACTTCGACCGCCGCGACTACCGCGAGGCCGCGGCCACCCTCGGGGTGACCGAGGACGAGGCCAGGCGCCGCCTGCGGCTCGGCCTCCAGCTCCTCTCCACGGCCCATGTCCAGCCGCCTCGCGCGGTCTCGCCTCCCGGCTACGGACGGGCGCTGTGA
- a CDS encoding formyltetrahydrofolate deformylase → MSEPHSVPDQYILTLSCPDKQGIVHAVSSYLFMTGCNIEDSQQFGDRDTGLFFMRVAFRAVSPVKVEDLRASFAAVGESFQMDWEIHPADRKMRILLMVSKFGHCLNDLLFRSRIGALPVEIAAVVSNHTDFEELVGSYGIPFHHMPVTKDTKQEAEARLLDLVRTEHVELVVLARYMQVLSDDLCKALSGRIINIHHSFLPSFKGAKPYHQAHARGVKLIGATAHYVTADLDEGPIIEQEVERVGHELTPDQLVAVGRDVECQALARAVKWHSERRVLLNGRRTVVFG, encoded by the coding sequence ATGAGCGAGCCGCATTCCGTCCCCGACCAGTACATCCTTACGCTGTCATGCCCTGACAAGCAGGGCATTGTGCACGCCGTGTCGAGCTATCTGTTCATGACCGGCTGCAATATCGAGGACAGCCAGCAGTTCGGGGACCGCGACACCGGGCTCTTCTTCATGCGGGTGGCCTTCCGCGCCGTCTCACCGGTGAAGGTGGAGGATCTGCGGGCCAGCTTCGCGGCGGTCGGCGAGTCCTTCCAGATGGACTGGGAGATCCACCCCGCCGATCGCAAGATGCGCATTCTGCTCATGGTCAGCAAGTTCGGGCACTGCCTGAACGATCTTCTCTTCCGGTCCCGGATCGGCGCGCTGCCGGTCGAGATCGCCGCCGTGGTCTCCAACCACACGGACTTCGAGGAGCTGGTCGGCTCCTACGGGATTCCGTTCCACCACATGCCCGTGACGAAGGACACCAAGCAGGAGGCCGAGGCCCGGCTGCTGGACCTGGTGCGTACGGAGCATGTCGAGCTGGTGGTGCTGGCCCGCTATATGCAGGTGCTCTCCGACGACCTGTGCAAGGCGCTGTCGGGCCGGATCATCAACATCCACCACAGCTTCCTCCCGAGCTTCAAGGGCGCCAAGCCGTACCACCAGGCGCATGCGCGCGGGGTCAAGCTGATCGGGGCGACGGCCCACTATGTGACCGCCGATCTGGACGAGGGCCCGATCATCGAGCAGGAGGTCGAGCGCGTCGGCCATGAGCTGACCCCGGACCAACTGGTGGCGGTCGGCCGCGATGTGGAGTGCCAGGCGCTGGCCCGCGCCGTGAAGTGGCACAGCGAGCGCCGGGTGCTGCTCAACGGCCGCCGTACGGTCGTCTTCGGCTGA
- a CDS encoding transcriptional regulator: MAARPLVARQPNERLQALIQEAGCSNAGLARRVNMCGAEHGLDLRYDKTSVARWLRGQQPRGRAPGIIAEALGRKLGRTVTIDEIGMANGKNLASGVGLQFSPTVLGAIEQVCELWRSDVGRRDFLSGSTVAASALVEPSRDWLITGADAQVARTAGARVGRSDVAAVRATTDALVDLDHRYGSGHVRPVVVHYLNSVVSGLLAGSYTEAVARELFAAVARLTELAGYMAVDTGQSGLAQRYYIQALRLAQAAGDRGYGGYVLAASMSHLAAQFGNPREIAQLAKAAQEGARGQVPPRAESMFLAAEARGHALMGDARACQSAAGRALDALERAVGSGSGAVTGDDPIWIRHFDHAYLADELAHCHRDLGQAEQARRRAEEALEGLPEGRVRRRAIGLLLLATAHVQQRDVEHACHVGTQAVDLLGTLRSNRGAEYLDDFQQRLEPYRDEPVVREFGARMQMQVA, from the coding sequence ATGGCCGCTAGGCCGCTCGTGGCGCGGCAGCCGAACGAACGGCTGCAGGCGCTCATCCAGGAAGCCGGCTGCTCCAACGCCGGGTTGGCGCGCAGGGTCAATATGTGCGGCGCCGAGCACGGTCTCGATCTTCGGTACGACAAGACGTCGGTGGCCCGTTGGCTGCGTGGCCAGCAGCCCCGGGGCCGGGCGCCGGGCATCATCGCCGAGGCGCTCGGCCGCAAGTTGGGCCGTACGGTCACGATCGACGAGATCGGCATGGCCAACGGCAAAAACCTTGCCTCCGGGGTCGGTCTGCAGTTCTCGCCCACCGTCCTCGGCGCGATAGAGCAGGTCTGCGAGCTGTGGCGCAGCGATGTGGGGCGCCGCGACTTCCTCAGCGGTTCGACGGTCGCCGCCTCCGCGCTGGTCGAGCCCAGCCGCGACTGGCTGATCACCGGTGCGGACGCCCAGGTCGCGCGCACCGCGGGTGCCCGGGTGGGGCGTTCGGACGTCGCGGCGGTGCGGGCCACGACGGACGCCCTCGTCGACCTGGACCACCGCTACGGCAGCGGCCATGTGCGCCCCGTCGTCGTCCACTATCTGAACAGCGTGGTCTCCGGGCTGCTGGCCGGCTCGTACACCGAGGCGGTCGCCCGTGAACTCTTCGCGGCCGTCGCGCGGTTGACGGAGCTGGCGGGCTATATGGCGGTCGACACCGGGCAGTCCGGTCTCGCCCAGCGCTATTACATCCAGGCGCTGCGGCTCGCCCAGGCCGCCGGGGACCGGGGCTACGGCGGTTATGTGCTCGCCGCCAGCATGAGCCACCTCGCCGCCCAGTTCGGGAATCCCCGGGAGATCGCCCAGTTGGCGAAGGCCGCGCAGGAGGGCGCGCGCGGCCAGGTGCCGCCGCGCGCCGAATCGATGTTCCTGGCGGCCGAGGCGCGCGGCCACGCCCTCATGGGGGACGCGCGGGCCTGCCAGTCCGCGGCCGGGCGCGCGCTGGACGCGTTGGAGCGGGCGGTGGGGAGCGGTTCGGGCGCCGTCACGGGTGACGACCCCATCTGGATCCGCCACTTCGACCATGCCTATCTCGCCGATGAACTGGCCCACTGTCACCGGGACCTGGGTCAGGCCGAACAGGCCCGGCGGCGCGCCGAGGAGGCCCTGGAGGGGCTTCCGGAGGGGCGGGTGCGGCGGCGGGCGATCGGGCTGTTGCTGCTGGCCACCGCGCATGTGCAGCAGCGCGACGTGGAGCACGCGTGCCATGTCGGCACCCAGGCGGTGGATCTGCTGGGCACGCTGCGGTCCAACCGGGGGGCGGAGTATCTGGACGACTTCCAGCAGCGGTTGGAGCCGTATCGGGACGAGCCGGTGGTGCGGGAGTTCGGGGCGCGGATGCAGATGCAGGTCGCCTGA
- a CDS encoding DNA primase, with protein sequence MDVTGPSRFPAGTSQIPQQRGERLRDAAVRYAEERHWDVLSGAWLETVDGVERCSCGSADCPAPGAHPTGRDWVNQATGSAVVVRRMWARTPRASILLPTGRTFDALDVPESAGCLALARMERRQVELGPVTCTPGRRMLFFVLPGAAAKVPDLVRNLGWPPNAIDLAARGEGDYVVAPPTRVGLRGPIQWARRPTAANRWLPDAQELVSALAYACGRERR encoded by the coding sequence ATGGACGTGACAGGACCATCGCGGTTCCCCGCGGGAACCTCGCAGATCCCTCAGCAGCGCGGGGAGCGGCTGCGCGACGCGGCGGTGCGATATGCCGAGGAGCGGCATTGGGACGTGCTCTCCGGCGCCTGGCTGGAGACCGTGGACGGAGTGGAGCGCTGCTCCTGCGGAAGCGCCGACTGCCCGGCCCCCGGCGCCCATCCGACCGGCCGGGACTGGGTGAACCAGGCCACGGGCAGCGCGGTCGTGGTCCGCCGCATGTGGGCCAGGACGCCGCGCGCCTCCATCCTGCTGCCCACCGGCCGCACCTTCGACGCGCTGGACGTACCGGAGTCGGCGGGCTGTCTGGCGCTCGCGCGCATGGAGCGCCGCCAGGTCGAGCTGGGTCCGGTCACCTGCACCCCCGGGCGCAGGATGCTCTTCTTCGTCCTCCCGGGCGCCGCCGCCAAGGTCCCCGACCTGGTGCGGAATCTGGGCTGGCCGCCGAACGCGATCGACCTGGCCGCGCGCGGCGAGGGCGACTATGTGGTCGCGCCCCCGACCCGGGTGGGCCTGCGCGGCCCGATCCAGTGGGCCCGGCGGCCCACCGCCGCCAACCGCTGGCTGCCCGACGCCCAGGAGCTGGTGAGCGCCCTCGCCTACGCCTGCGGCCGCGAGCGCCGCTGA